The Couchioplanes caeruleus nucleotide sequence GTGCTGGCGCGGGCCCGGCTCACCCTGGCCGAGGGCGGCCTGCGGACCGTCGCGGCGGTGGTCGCCGAGCAGTCGGCGGGACGGGCCCGGTCGCCGTACGCCTTCGTCGCCGAGCTTCCCGCCCCCGGCCGTACCCCGGCCCTCGTCCTGGACCTGACCACCGGCCCGGACGTCCGCGACCCCGTCGACCGCGGCGCCGCCCGGGCGCTGGTCCGGGTCCCGGAGGCGGTGGCCCTCTGGCGAGCCTGGCGGGTCCTTCCCGGCCTCGATCCGGCCGTCGTCCCGCCGACCCGCGTGTACGTCCTCGAGGCGTCCACGATCGCGTCCCTGCCGGCCGTCACGGCGGTGGTGATGCGCGCCCTGATCCGCGCCGGTGTGCCGGATCCGCAGGTCGAGGCGTACCCGTCCGGCGTCGAACCGCCCGCGTACCAGCGGGGCGCTCGGTCGGCTTCCGCTCTGCTGTGGACGACCGGCGAGGCGCCGCCCGTACGCATCGCCGAACCGCTGACCCGCGACCCGATCGCCGAGGACGAGCGCGACAAGGTCTCGTACCTGGAGAGCGGCGCGATCGTCATGACGACGACGCGCCGGGGCACCGACCCGGTGGAGCCGGGGCGGGGTGCCGTCGTGCCCATGGGCCACCGCACGGACGGCCGCTGGGTGTGGACCGAGGCGACCGCCTACTACCTGCGCGTGCACGGGCTCGCGCCGGACGCCGGCCTGCTCGCCGACATCCGGTCCGCCGGGTACGCACCCGCGCCGGCCGGGCCTGTCGGCACGCACCGGGCGCTGGCAGCGCTGCTCGGACAGGGGGAATGACCTGACATGGCGGACGAGGAGAACGTCATCCTGCTCACCGACCCGGAGTGGCGCGGCGTCGACGACGTGGACGCGCCGCCGTTCGAGGCCGTGGTCGGGTTGTGGCCGGTGGAGCCGGACGGGTCGGTGGGCCCGTTCCGGAGCAACCCGGACTACCGGCCGGTGAGCGAGGACTCGCCGTCGGACCCGGTGGACGCGCTGCTGCGGCTGACCCTGCGCGGGGACGCCGAGGTGGAGCACCTGCAGCTCGTGCTGCGGGGCTGTCTGGTGGACCAGGCGCTGAACGGCGACGGCCGCCCGCTGCTGAGCAGGGCCGAGGACGACGTGCTGTGCGCGATCGTCGCGACCGGCATGCCGCACCGCGCCCGCATCGCGTCGCCGGACTGGCGGCAGGTGAGCCTCGCCGAGCTGGTGGCCGGCCTGCCGGACGGGGCGGACCTGCTGGTCAACCCCGGCGGACCGGCCGGCGTACGGCTGACCGGCGACTTCGTCCGCGCCACCGCGGCCATCGACCTGGGAGGACGGCCGAGTGCAGCCTGAGCAGCTCCGCGACCGGGACTTCTTCCTGCTGATGGACCCCGACTGGCGGCCGCGGCCGGACGACGACGTCCCGCCGGTCGAGGCGGTGATCGGCGTGTGGCCGCTGGACGCGGACGGCGTCCCCGGCCCGTTCCGCGGCAATCCCGGCTACGCACCGCGCGACGGCCGGGCGGCCGCCGATCCGCTGGACGCGGTGCTGCGGCTCACCATGGGTGGCCGGATGGAGGCCGGTCAGCTGCAGCTCATGATGCGTGACGCGCAGCTCGAGGTGGCGCTGAACGGTGACGGGCGGCCGCTGGTCGTGAGGTCGCCGGACGACGTGCGCTGCGTGGTGGTGACGACCGGCCCGCAACAGAGGCGCCGGGTCAGCGCGCCGGAGTGGCGCCGGATGGACCTCACCGGCGTGGTCTCGCTGCTGCCCGACGAGGTGGACGTGCTGATCAATCCCGGCGGGCCGGTGCCCTTCCGGCTGACCGGCGACTTCCTCCGGGAGACGATGGTCATGAGCGACGAGGACGTGGCGGCCGCCTACGACGCGTTCCGCGGGCAGGACCCGGGCCGCGGGGCCGAGGTGCTGCCCTGGGCCGTCGGCGAGGGCCGGTGACATGACGATCTTCGTCTCGGTGGCGGCGTACCGCGACCCCGAACTCGTGCCGACCGTGCTGGACTGCCTGGCGAAGGCGCGGCACCCCGACGAGCTGCGCATCGTCGTCAACTGGCAGCACCTGGGCGACGAGGACGTCTCGGCGATCCGGGAGGACCCGCGGGTCGAGATCCTCGACGTCGACGCCCGGCAGAGCCGGGGCGCCTGCTGGGCGCGGGCCGAGGTGATGCGCCACTACCGGCCGGCCGACTGGTTCCTGCAGGCGGACAGCCACACCCGCTTCGCGCAGGACTGGGACGTCCGCTGCATCGCCGCCGCGCGGGCCACCGGCGTCGCGAAGCCGATCCTCAGCGGCTATCCACCGATGTACGAGCCGGACACCGAGTTCACCGGGGCCGGCGTGCCGACGCGGATCATCATGCAGGACTGGACCGAGGACGGCGTACCGACGTTCAACCAGACCGTCGTGCCCGGCTGGCAGGACCGGGACCGCCCCTTCCGCGCCCGCTTCCTCGCCGCCGGGTTCCTCTTCGCGCCGGGCTCGTTTCCGCTCGAGGTGCCGTACGACCCGACCATCTACTTCCACGGCGAGGAGATCACCCTCTCCGTGCGCGCGTTCACCTGGGGCTACGACCTCTTCCACCCGATCGAGGTGCTGGCCTGGCACTTCTACATCCGCCAGGACCGGCCGCGGCACTGGGACGACCACGGCGACTCGGCGACCGGGCGGAACTGGTTCGCCCGGGAGCGGGCGAGCCGGCGCCGGGTGGCGAACATGCTGCGGTACCCGTCGACGGGCCGGCTCGGCATGGGTCCGGTCCGGACGGTCGCGCAGTACAGCGAGTACGCCGGCGTC carries:
- a CDS encoding type VII secretion system-associated protein, with translation MADEENVILLTDPEWRGVDDVDAPPFEAVVGLWPVEPDGSVGPFRSNPDYRPVSEDSPSDPVDALLRLTLRGDAEVEHLQLVLRGCLVDQALNGDGRPLLSRAEDDVLCAIVATGMPHRARIASPDWRQVSLAELVAGLPDGADLLVNPGGPAGVRLTGDFVRATAAIDLGGRPSAA
- a CDS encoding UDP-N-acetylglucosamine-transferase; translation: MTIFVSVAAYRDPELVPTVLDCLAKARHPDELRIVVNWQHLGDEDVSAIREDPRVEILDVDARQSRGACWARAEVMRHYRPADWFLQADSHTRFAQDWDVRCIAAARATGVAKPILSGYPPMYEPDTEFTGAGVPTRIIMQDWTEDGVPTFNQTVVPGWQDRDRPFRARFLAAGFLFAPGSFPLEVPYDPTIYFHGEEITLSVRAFTWGYDLFHPIEVLAWHFYIRQDRPRHWDDHGDSATGRNWFARERASRRRVANMLRYPSTGRLGMGPVRTVAQYSEYAGVDFINRTASAQALEGAEPVTPQESAQAHRPTLVHL
- a CDS encoding type VII secretion system-associated protein, whose product is MQPEQLRDRDFFLLMDPDWRPRPDDDVPPVEAVIGVWPLDADGVPGPFRGNPGYAPRDGRAAADPLDAVLRLTMGGRMEAGQLQLMMRDAQLEVALNGDGRPLVVRSPDDVRCVVVTTGPQQRRRVSAPEWRRMDLTGVVSLLPDEVDVLINPGGPVPFRLTGDFLRETMVMSDEDVAAAYDAFRGQDPGRGAEVLPWAVGEGR